From the genome of Camelus dromedarius isolate mCamDro1 chromosome 19, mCamDro1.pat, whole genome shotgun sequence, one region includes:
- the FRS3 gene encoding fibroblast growth factor receptor substrate 3 isoform X1, with protein sequence MGSCCSCLNRDSVPDNHPTKFKVTNVDDEGVELGSGVMELTQSELVLHLHRREAVRWPYLCLRRYGYDSNLFSFESGRRCQTGQGAYQLLPRAVMGTCAPGTGIFAFKCSRAEEIFNLLQDLMQCNSINVMEEPVIITRNSHPAELDLPRAPQPPNALGYTVSSFSNGFPGCPGEGPRFSAPRRPSTSSLRHPSLGEESTHALIAPDEQSHTYVNTPASEDEHRRSRQCLQHLPEGRAPLAPQARGPDQRDPQVFLQPGQVKFVLGPTPARWHTVKCQGLCPSLHDAPQHNNNNEGPSECPAQPKCTYENVSGGLRPGAGWRLSPEDPGWNGLTHRRAALLHYENLPSLPPVWENQAQPLGEEAGDDGDSRDGLTPSSNGFPEGEEDETPLQKPTSTRAALHSHGSFPVPLTRRRGSPRVFNFDFRRPGPEPPRQLNYIQVELKGWGGDRPKGSQNPSVPRAPVPTTHPARSSDSYAVIDLKKTVAMSNLQRALPRDDGTARKTRHNSTDLPL encoded by the exons ATGGGGAGCTGCTGCAGCTGCCTGAACAGAGACAGTGTCCCAGACAACCACCCCACCAAGTTCAAG gtGACGAATGTGGATGACGAGGGGGTGGAGCTGGGCTCCGGAGTGATGGAGCTGACACAGAGCGAGCTGGTGCTGCACTTGCACCGGCGCGAGGCTGTCCGCTGGCCTTACCTCTGCCTGCGGCGCTACGGCTACGACTCCAACCTCTTCTCTTTCGAGAGTGGCCGCCGGTGTCAGACAGGCCAGGGTGCGTACCAGCTCCTGCCCCGTGCTGTGATGGGGACTTGTGCACCCGGGACAG gGATATTTGCATTCAAGTGCTCCCGGGCCGAGGAGATCTTCAACCTCCTCCAGGATCTGATGCAATGCAACAGCATCAATGTGATGGAAGAGCCGGTCATCATCACCCGCAACAGCCACCCTGCTGAGCTCGACCTCCCTCGGGCCCCCCAGCCTCCCAACG CTCTAGGCTACACCGTCTCCAGCTTCTCCAATGGCTTCCCTGGCTGCCCGGGGGAGGGCCCACGATTCTCAGCGCCCCGGCGCCCCTCGACAAGCAGCCTGCGACACCCCTCGCTTGGGGAAGAGTCCACCCATGCCCTCATTGCCCCAGACGAGCAA TCCCACACCTACGTCAACACACCGGCCAGCGAGGATGAGCACCGCAGGAGCCGGCAGTGCCTGCAGCACCTGCCTGAGGGCCGGGCGCCCCTCGCCCCGCAGGCCCGGGGTCCCGACCAACGGGACCCACAGGTATTCCTGCAGCCGGGCCAGGTGAAGTTCGTGttgggccccaccccagctcGGTGGCACACAGTGAAGTGCCAAGGCCTCTGCCCCAGCCTGCATGACGCCCCCCAGCACAACAATAACAACGAGGGCCCGTCCGAGTGCCCGGCCCAGCCCAAGTGCACCTACGAGAACGTCAGTGGGGGGCTGCGGCCCGGGGCTGGCTGGAGACTGAGCCCGGAGGACCCGGGCTGGAATGGCCTCACTCACCGCCGGGCCGCCCTGCTGCACTACGAGAACCTGCCCTCGCTGCCGCCCGTGTGGGAGAACCAGGCCCAGCCGCTGGGGGAGGAGGCCGGGGATGATGGAGACTCACGGGACGGGCTCACCCCCTCGTCCAATGGCTTCCCCGAAGGCGAGGAGGACGAGACCCCACTGCAGAAGCCCACCAGCACCCGGGCTGCCCTCCACAGCCACGGCAGCTTCCCTGTGCCGCTGACCCGCCGCCGAGGCTCCCCGAGGGTCTTCAACTTTGATTTCCGCCGGCCTGGCCCTGAGCCCCCGAGGCAGCTCAACTACATCCAGGTGGAGCTGAAGGGCTGGGGTGGAGACCGCCCCAAGGGGTCCCAGAACCCCTCAGTCCCCCGAGCCCCTGTGcccaccacccaccctgcccGCAGCTCAGACTCCTACGCCGTGATTGACCTCAAAAAGACCGTGGCCATGTCCAACCTGCAGAGGGCTCTGCCCCGGGATGACGGCACCGCCAGGAAAACCCGGCACAACAGCACCGACCTGCCTCTGTAG
- the FRS3 gene encoding fibroblast growth factor receptor substrate 3 isoform X2, producing the protein MGSCCSCLNRDSVPDNHPTKFKVTNVDDEGVELGSGVMELTQSELVLHLHRREAVRWPYLCLRRYGYDSNLFSFESGRRCQTGQGIFAFKCSRAEEIFNLLQDLMQCNSINVMEEPVIITRNSHPAELDLPRAPQPPNALGYTVSSFSNGFPGCPGEGPRFSAPRRPSTSSLRHPSLGEESTHALIAPDEQSHTYVNTPASEDEHRRSRQCLQHLPEGRAPLAPQARGPDQRDPQVFLQPGQVKFVLGPTPARWHTVKCQGLCPSLHDAPQHNNNNEGPSECPAQPKCTYENVSGGLRPGAGWRLSPEDPGWNGLTHRRAALLHYENLPSLPPVWENQAQPLGEEAGDDGDSRDGLTPSSNGFPEGEEDETPLQKPTSTRAALHSHGSFPVPLTRRRGSPRVFNFDFRRPGPEPPRQLNYIQVELKGWGGDRPKGSQNPSVPRAPVPTTHPARSSDSYAVIDLKKTVAMSNLQRALPRDDGTARKTRHNSTDLPL; encoded by the exons ATGGGGAGCTGCTGCAGCTGCCTGAACAGAGACAGTGTCCCAGACAACCACCCCACCAAGTTCAAG gtGACGAATGTGGATGACGAGGGGGTGGAGCTGGGCTCCGGAGTGATGGAGCTGACACAGAGCGAGCTGGTGCTGCACTTGCACCGGCGCGAGGCTGTCCGCTGGCCTTACCTCTGCCTGCGGCGCTACGGCTACGACTCCAACCTCTTCTCTTTCGAGAGTGGCCGCCGGTGTCAGACAGGCCAGG gGATATTTGCATTCAAGTGCTCCCGGGCCGAGGAGATCTTCAACCTCCTCCAGGATCTGATGCAATGCAACAGCATCAATGTGATGGAAGAGCCGGTCATCATCACCCGCAACAGCCACCCTGCTGAGCTCGACCTCCCTCGGGCCCCCCAGCCTCCCAACG CTCTAGGCTACACCGTCTCCAGCTTCTCCAATGGCTTCCCTGGCTGCCCGGGGGAGGGCCCACGATTCTCAGCGCCCCGGCGCCCCTCGACAAGCAGCCTGCGACACCCCTCGCTTGGGGAAGAGTCCACCCATGCCCTCATTGCCCCAGACGAGCAA TCCCACACCTACGTCAACACACCGGCCAGCGAGGATGAGCACCGCAGGAGCCGGCAGTGCCTGCAGCACCTGCCTGAGGGCCGGGCGCCCCTCGCCCCGCAGGCCCGGGGTCCCGACCAACGGGACCCACAGGTATTCCTGCAGCCGGGCCAGGTGAAGTTCGTGttgggccccaccccagctcGGTGGCACACAGTGAAGTGCCAAGGCCTCTGCCCCAGCCTGCATGACGCCCCCCAGCACAACAATAACAACGAGGGCCCGTCCGAGTGCCCGGCCCAGCCCAAGTGCACCTACGAGAACGTCAGTGGGGGGCTGCGGCCCGGGGCTGGCTGGAGACTGAGCCCGGAGGACCCGGGCTGGAATGGCCTCACTCACCGCCGGGCCGCCCTGCTGCACTACGAGAACCTGCCCTCGCTGCCGCCCGTGTGGGAGAACCAGGCCCAGCCGCTGGGGGAGGAGGCCGGGGATGATGGAGACTCACGGGACGGGCTCACCCCCTCGTCCAATGGCTTCCCCGAAGGCGAGGAGGACGAGACCCCACTGCAGAAGCCCACCAGCACCCGGGCTGCCCTCCACAGCCACGGCAGCTTCCCTGTGCCGCTGACCCGCCGCCGAGGCTCCCCGAGGGTCTTCAACTTTGATTTCCGCCGGCCTGGCCCTGAGCCCCCGAGGCAGCTCAACTACATCCAGGTGGAGCTGAAGGGCTGGGGTGGAGACCGCCCCAAGGGGTCCCAGAACCCCTCAGTCCCCCGAGCCCCTGTGcccaccacccaccctgcccGCAGCTCAGACTCCTACGCCGTGATTGACCTCAAAAAGACCGTGGCCATGTCCAACCTGCAGAGGGCTCTGCCCCGGGATGACGGCACCGCCAGGAAAACCCGGCACAACAGCACCGACCTGCCTCTGTAG